One part of the Phycisphaeraceae bacterium genome encodes these proteins:
- a CDS encoding redoxin family protein, with amino-acid sequence MSRKTINRTHRLSSLKLCAVAGSALAASSALGMNDLHIGDRAPDLSASKWFHCDNSPAFSSDKVTVVAFLKSNSSVSQRAIPLLNRAQEELGVNVVGIASMECAKNPEASVEAFANCEKTNIKFPVGCDADREAFDEWAWAAGRPSAPVAFIVDRNENVVWIGNPHHQRFFDELRSAVDGDETFTDSGTTGGTIVTVGSDDEPAGSTEAHIAVKSKEEAKPVVKDPEAVKPAKIVAAVDTAKKETKKADPDEYGWTLTVGDKAPELHLAEFVKGEPITGFESGRVHVVEFWATWCGPCISGMPHLSEVQKEYKEKGVHVMGVNIWDDPKNVEPFMKERDGKPSGDSMMEYTVAIETKDNPDDIRRGLMAKNWMNAAGQTGIPSSFIIDGTGTIAWIGHPTRIDEPLKQIVAGEWNIDTAKQEFEAARIKRAEDRKKATEERAKKAAEEAAKNDDKQEKKAEEKPQQKEQTPKLSDPDTLAVGDKAPELHLAEFVKGDPITGFESGRVYVVEFWATWCGPCIAGMPHVSEIQKNFADKGVRVIGVNAYEDPKAVAPFMEKRGNELMQYTVAIEEKHDKDNLRNGLMATNWMKAAGRNSIPTAFIVDGDSRIAWVGHPAQMDKPLEAIVDGTWDIKKASNDFKESQETAKKAAAERAEAAAKAKAAEEARGKEGLSTGDINKLFTAGETKQGIDAIVKLAQQDATVAGTLAQQKFIAMMEDKNYSDAYALGNAVLGTTINESWLATNMIAWTIVDPEAMPEKQDLDLALRAAQFACKATDNTNPAALDTLAKVYWDMGDKVRALRIQERACSFARGGTFEEELEGRIRFYRENM; translated from the coding sequence ATGTCACGCAAGACCATCAATCGGACACACCGTCTTAGCAGTCTGAAACTCTGTGCAGTCGCGGGTTCTGCTCTGGCTGCATCCTCCGCACTGGGTATGAATGATCTGCATATTGGTGATCGTGCACCTGATCTCTCAGCAAGCAAATGGTTCCATTGTGATAACTCACCAGCATTCTCTTCCGACAAGGTCACGGTTGTTGCGTTCCTCAAGTCAAACTCTTCGGTCAGCCAGCGAGCGATTCCACTTCTGAACCGTGCACAGGAAGAACTCGGCGTGAACGTTGTCGGTATCGCGTCGATGGAGTGCGCGAAGAATCCTGAAGCATCCGTCGAAGCCTTTGCAAACTGCGAAAAAACCAACATCAAGTTCCCCGTTGGATGCGATGCTGATCGTGAAGCATTCGATGAGTGGGCGTGGGCTGCAGGACGCCCCAGCGCTCCAGTCGCCTTTATCGTTGATCGCAATGAAAATGTTGTCTGGATTGGAAACCCGCATCATCAGCGGTTCTTCGATGAGCTTCGTTCTGCAGTTGATGGTGATGAGACATTTACTGATTCCGGCACGACTGGCGGCACAATTGTGACAGTCGGCAGCGATGACGAACCCGCTGGCAGCACCGAGGCTCATATCGCTGTTAAGTCAAAGGAAGAAGCAAAGCCGGTTGTCAAGGATCCTGAAGCTGTAAAACCAGCCAAGATTGTCGCTGCAGTTGACACTGCAAAGAAAGAAACAAAGAAAGCGGATCCTGACGAGTACGGCTGGACACTCACTGTTGGTGACAAAGCGCCAGAGCTTCATCTCGCTGAGTTTGTAAAGGGCGAACCGATCACAGGCTTTGAGTCCGGTCGTGTGCATGTCGTCGAGTTCTGGGCGACATGGTGTGGCCCGTGCATTTCCGGCATGCCCCATCTGTCCGAAGTGCAGAAGGAATACAAGGAGAAGGGTGTCCACGTCATGGGTGTGAACATCTGGGACGATCCAAAGAACGTTGAGCCGTTCATGAAGGAGCGAGACGGCAAACCTTCGGGCGATTCCATGATGGAGTACACCGTCGCAATCGAAACAAAGGACAATCCCGATGACATCCGTCGCGGCTTGATGGCAAAGAACTGGATGAATGCTGCGGGCCAGACCGGCATCCCAAGTTCGTTTATCATCGACGGCACTGGCACCATCGCGTGGATCGGACATCCCACCCGCATCGACGAGCCACTGAAGCAGATCGTTGCTGGGGAATGGAATATTGATACTGCAAAGCAGGAGTTTGAAGCTGCGCGTATCAAACGCGCAGAGGATCGCAAGAAGGCGACCGAAGAGCGTGCAAAAAAGGCCGCTGAGGAAGCTGCGAAGAATGATGATAAACAAGAGAAGAAAGCTGAAGAAAAGCCTCAGCAGAAGGAACAGACCCCCAAGCTCAGCGACCCCGACACCCTCGCTGTCGGCGACAAGGCACCGGAGCTTCATCTTGCCGAGTTTGTGAAGGGTGATCCGATCACAGGGTTTGAATCCGGTCGTGTGTATGTGGTCGAGTTCTGGGCAACATGGTGCGGCCCGTGTATCGCTGGCATGCCGCACGTTTCCGAGATTCAAAAGAACTTTGCCGACAAGGGTGTGCGTGTGATTGGTGTAAATGCCTACGAGGACCCAAAGGCTGTCGCGCCGTTCATGGAAAAGCGCGGCAATGAGCTCATGCAGTACACCGTGGCAATCGAAGAAAAGCACGACAAAGACAATCTTCGCAACGGTCTTATGGCAACAAACTGGATGAAAGCAGCGGGACGTAACTCCATCCCAACCGCTTTTATCGTCGATGGTGACAGCCGTATCGCGTGGGTCGGACACCCTGCTCAGATGGACAAACCCCTCGAAGCAATCGTTGATGGCACATGGGACATTAAGAAAGCAAGCAACGACTTCAAGGAATCACAAGAAACTGCAAAGAAAGCCGCTGCCGAACGTGCAGAAGCTGCTGCAAAGGCAAAGGCCGCTGAAGAAGCACGCGGCAAGGAAGGGCTCAGCACCGGAGACATCAACAAACTCTTCACTGCTGGCGAAACGAAGCAGGGCATTGATGCCATCGTCAAACTTGCACAGCAGGATGCAACAGTGGCTGGCACACTCGCGCAGCAGAAGTTCATCGCGATGATGGAAGACAAGAACTACTCTGATGCCTACGCACTGGGCAACGCTGTGCTCGGCACAACAATCAATGAGAGCTGGCTCGCAACAAACATGATTGCGTGGACAATCGTTGATCCCGAAGCAATGCCAGAGAAACAGGATCTGGATCTTGCGCTCCGTGCTGCACAGTTCGCATGCAAAGCGACCGACAACACAAATCCAGCAGCACTGGACACACTCGCGAAGGTCTACTGGGACATGGGTGACAAGGTTCGTGCGCTCCGCATTCAGGAGCGCGCGTGCTCGTTCGCACGTGGCGGCACGTTCGAAGAGGAGCTCGAAGGCCGCATCCGCTTCTATCGCGAGAATATGTAA